A portion of the Fulvia fulva chromosome 1, complete sequence genome contains these proteins:
- a CDS encoding Zinc-regulated transporter 2 — protein MTDCTTGNEFDGRLGVRISSIVVIFIGSALGALFPVWAANHKGAHVPEWTFFVAKYFGSGVIVATAFIHLLAPAHEALTNECLTGPITEYDWVEGICLISIFFLFIVEVMVMRFAKFGHSHSHDHGHGHDPEHGRPLEAGSSSPKETDQQPQKYQDNPSKTELSEGAAESSVGGNDQCPVGPYAPGDDHLSHAREHVDSHGEPSRTFEPDSYTAQMTALFILEFGVVFHSVFIGLTLAVAGSEFITLYVVLVFHQTFEGLALGSRLGTMKWPRSKWWTPYLMGLGYAVSTPIAIAIGLGVRKSFNPEGQTALIANGIFDSLSAGILIYTGLVELMAHEFMFSSHMQKAPMGTILAAIGWMLLGALLMSILGKWA, from the exons ATGACCGACTGCACGACTGGAAACGAATTCGATGGCCGACTTGGGGTGCGGATAAGCTCCATCGTCGTCATCTTCATCGGATCTGCTCTTGGCGCTCTCTTTCCAGTATGGGCAGCCAACCACAAAGGTGCTCATGTCCCGGAATGGACTTTCTTCGTTGCGAAATACTTCGGTTCGGGTGTTATCGTCGCGACAGCTTTCATACAC CTGCTTGCACCAGCGCACGAAGCCTTAACCAACGAATGTTTAACGGGCCCAATCACCGAGTACGACTGGGTTGAGGGCATCTGTCTAATCTCCATCTTCTTTCTGTTTATCGTCGAAGTCATGGTCATGCGCTTTGCCAAGTTCGGACATAGCCATAGTCATGATCACGGTCACGGTCACGATCCAGAGCATGGCAGACCCCTCGAAGCAGGTTCGTCCAGTCCAAAGGAAACGGACCAGCAGCCACAGAAGTACCAAGACAACCCGAGTAAGACCGAGTTGTCCGAAGGTGCAGCAGAGTCATCGGTAGGAGGCAACGATCAATGCCCTGTCGGCCCCTATGCTCCTGGTGATGACCACCTTTCACATGCTCGCGAACATGTTGATTCCCATGGAGAACCCAGCCGGACATTCGAGCCGGACTCTTACACTGCTCAGATGACTGCCCTTTTCATCCTAGAGTTCG GCGTTGTGTTCCACTCCGTCTTCATCGGTCTCACCCTGGCTGTAGCGGGATCGGAGTTTATCACACTTTACGTCGTATTGGTGTTTCATCAGACCTTTGAAGGGCTGGCGTTGGGTTCTCGACTCGGAACGATGAAGTGGCCACGTTCGAAATGGTGGACACCCTACCTCATGGGCCTTGGCTACGCTGTGTCAACACCGATCGCGATTGCTATAGGCCTCGGTGTCCGCAAAAGCTTCAATCCAGAAGGTCAGACGGCGCTGATTGCAAATGGTATCTTTGACTCG CTTAGTGCCGGCATCTTGATATATACCGGACTCGTGGAGCTCATGGCGCACGAGTTCATGTTCAGCTCGCATATGCAGAAAGCACCAATGGGCACCATACTTGCTGCAATCGGTTGGATGCTCCTCGGAGCGCTGCTCATGTCCATACTAGGAAAATGGGCATAG
- a CDS encoding Short chain dehydrogenase atnD, with translation MSLGYLPGFLHSQFLVTPPVPTQDCTGKTIVITGANTGLGKEAARRYVRLNCEKLVIACRSVEKGEAAKQEIESSTGRRGVIEVWPVDLQSYDSVKEFCKRVKTLKRLDILVENAGVATGKYYNVGGNESTITVNVISTFLMALLLLPKLQQTGRQYNTIPTLTIVSSEVHFFTSFPERKSASILTTLNTESSAIMSDRYNVSKLLEVLVCREIAREHSAEQLGVTLNFVNPGWCHSELMREVTNPFVRLLKMIMCRTTEVGSRTLVHAGLQGVETHGKFMSDSKIAHCAPLVEGPEGPEVQRRVWTEIAEQLNQIEPGITKVLDAR, from the exons ATGTCTCTTGGCTACCTTCCCGGCTTCCTTCACAGCCAATTCCTCGTGACGCCGCCGGTCCCGACTCAAGACTGCACTGGGAAGACTATTGTGATCACTGGAGCCAATACAGGTCTGGGGAAAGAGGCTGCGCGCCGTTATGTTAGGTTGAATTGTGAGAAGCTTGTTATTGCGTGTCGGAGCGTTGAGAAGGGCGAGGCTGCGAAGCAGGAGATCGAGAGTTCCACTGGAAGGAGAGGTGTCATCGAGGTCTGGCCAGTGGATCTTCAGAGCTACGACAGTGTCAAGGAGTTCTGCAAACGGGTGAAGACGCTGAAGAGACTGGATATTCTGGTTGAGAATGCGGGAGTCGCTACTGGGAAGTATTACAATGTTGGTGGGAATGAGAGCACGATCACGGTGAATGTCATTTCGACGTTCTTGATGGCGCTGTTGTTGTTGCCGAAGTTGCAGCAG ACCGGCCGCCAATACAACACCATCCCAACCCTCACAATCGTCAGCTCGGAAGTCCACTTCTTCACCAGC TTCCCCGAACGCAAATCCGCTTCAATCCTCACCACCCTCAACACCGAATCCTCCGCCATAATGTCCGACCGTTACAACGTCAGCAAGCTTCTCGAAGTCCTAGTCTGCCGCGAGATCGCCCGTGAGCACTCCGCGGAGCAACTGGGCGTGACGTTGAACTTCGTCAATCCTGGGTGGTGCCATTCGGAGCTGATGCGGGAGGTGACGAATCCGTTTGTTAGATTGCTTAAAATGATTATGTGCAGAACGACGGAAG TTGGAAGCCGAACTTTGGTGCATGCGGGTTTGCAGGGAGTAGAGACTCA TGGCAAGTTCATGTCCGACTCCAAGATCGCACATTGTGCGCCCTTGGTTGAGGGCCCAGAGGGACCTGAAGTGCAGAGGCGGGTGTGGACAGAGATCGCCGAGCAATTGAACCAGATCGAGCCAGGCATCACCAAAGTTCTCGATGCCCGGTAG
- a CDS encoding Putative 4-hydroxy-2-oxoglutarate aldolase, mitochondrial → MNGSTHSNVPPAGIWAPAVTFYDNDELDLTSQAKYYKYMSKHLTGLVILGTNAETFMLTRDERAALLKTAREAVGDGYPIMAGVGGHSTKQVLEFISDASAAGANYALVLPCAYFGKQTTPKVINTFYSEVAEKSPLPIVIYNFPAVCNGIDIDSDVMVDLAKKYPGKIVGTKLTCASVGKITRLASTFESSEFATYGGQSDFLIGGLAVGSAGCIAAFANIFPKTVRHIYELYKQGKHEEALKLHGIAANAESFSKAGIANTKFAVSVTTARSAGIEDAEAKLVPRRPYEPPTDAVKKDIRAKMEEMIKIEDSL, encoded by the exons ATGAACGGATCAACGCACAGCAATGTCCCACCGGCCGGAATCTGGGCGCCAGCTGTCACCTTCTACGACAACGATGAACTGGACCTCACCTCCCAAGCGAAATACTACAAGTACATGAGCAAACATTTGACGGGTCTTGTGATTCTGGGAACTAATGCGGAGACCTTTATGCTCACAAGAGATGAGAGGGCGGCGTTGTTGAAGACGGCGAGGGAGGCTGTCGGAGATGGGTATCCTATTATG GCCGGCGTAGGAGGCCACTCCACCAAACAAGTCCTCGAATTCATCTCCGACGCATCAGCAGCAGGAGCAAACTACGCTCTAGTCCTGCCCTGTGCGTACTTTGGGAAACAGACAACGCCCAAAGTCATCAATACCTTCTACAGCGAGGTCGCAGAGAAGTCCCCACTACCCATCGTCATCTACAACTTCCCAGCAGTCTGCAACGGCATCGACATCGACTCGGACGTTATGGTCGACCTGGCAAAGAAGTACCCCGGCAAGATCGTTGGAACCAAGCTCACCTGCGCGAGCGTGGGCAAGATTACTCGTCTAGCGTCGACCTTTGAGTCCTCAGAGTTTGCGACTTATGGTGGCCAATCCGATTTCCTGATCGGGGGGCTGGCTGTAGGGAGTGCTGGGTGCATTGCTGCTTTTGCTAACATCTTCCCGAAGACTGTGAGGCATATTTATGAGCTTTACAAACAGGGGAAACATGAGGAGGCGTTGAAGCTTCATGGGATTGCTGCTAATGCGGAGAGTTTCAGTAAGGCGGGCATAGCGAATACGAAGTTTGCAGTCAGTGTTACGACTGCGAGGAGTGCGGGTATTGAGGATGCGGAAGCGAAGCTGGTGCCGAGGAGGCCGTATGAGCCGCCGACAGATGCGGTGAAGAAGGATATCAGGGCGAAGATGGAGGAGATGATTAAGATTGAGGATTCGTTGTAG
- a CDS encoding Sphingolipid long chain base-responsive protein PIL1: protein MHRTYSMRQSRAPTASQIQNPPPPSSSTKGGRLFGKASIGHTFRKSVHVGAFGPDLAKKLSQLVKMEKNVMRSMELVGRERMEVAQQLSIWGEGCDDDVSDVTDKLGVLIYEIGELEDQFVDRYDQYRVTIKSIRNIEASVQPSRDRKQKITDQIAQLKYKEPNSPKIVVLEQELVRAEAESLVAEAQLSNITREKLKAAFTYQFDALREHSEKMAIIAGFGKHLLELVDDTPVTPGETRNAYDGYEASKAIIQDCEDALTNWVEQNAAVKSSLSTRARTLSQRRRNNASGHDLSGQDANMDRESGLWIPAQQHQDGEYDEEDASVDARGREDERVAA, encoded by the exons GTCGCAGATCCAGAACCCACCGCCTCCGTCGTCGTCGACCAAGGGCGGCCGTCTGTTCGGAAAGGCCAGCATTG GCCACACCTTCCGAAAGTCCGTCCATGTCGGTGCCTTCGGCCCAGACCTCGCGAAGAAGCTCTCGCAGCTGGTGAAGATGGAGAAGAACGTCATGCGCTCCATGGAGCTGGTCGGAAGAGAGCGCATGGAGGTTGCA CAACAATTGTCGATCTGGGGTGAGGGCTGCGACGACGACGTTTCCGATGTCACCGACAAGCTCGGTGTGCTCATCTACGAGATTGGTGAGCTGGAAGACCAGTTCGTCGACCGCTACGACCAGTACAGAGTCACCATCAAGAGCATCCGCAACATCGAGGCATCCGTTCAGCCAAGCCGAGACCGCAAGCAGAAGATCACCGACCAGATCGCTCAGCTCAAGTACAAGGAGCCCAACAGCCCAAAGATTGTCGTGCTCGAGCAGGAGCTTGTCCGTGCTGAGGCCGAGTCGCTCGTTGCCGAGGCCCAGCTGTCCAACATCACTCGCGAAAAGCTGAAGGCTGCTTTCACGTACCAGTTCGATGCTCTTCGCGAGCACAGCGAGAAGATGGCCATCATTGCAGGCTTCGGCAAGCACTTGCTCGAGCTTGTTGACGACACCCCAGTCACTCCCGGCGAGACCCGCAATGCTTACGATGGCTACGAGGCATCCAAGGCCATCATCCAGGATTGCGAAGACGCTCTCACCAACTGGGTCGAGCAGAACGCAGCTGTCAAGTCCAGCCTCTCTACCCGTGCACGAACCTTGTCCCAGCGCCGCCGTAACAACGCCTCTGGCCACGACCTCTCCGGCCAGGACGCAAACATGGACCGTGAGTCAGGCCTTTGGATCCCAGCCCAGCAGCACCAGGATGGCGAGTACGATGAGGAGGATGCTTCGGTTGATGCTCGTGGCCGCGAGGATGAGCGTGTCGCAGCATAA